From the genome of Vicia villosa cultivar HV-30 ecotype Madison, WI linkage group LG2, Vvil1.0, whole genome shotgun sequence, one region includes:
- the LOC131648825 gene encoding zinc finger CCCH domain-containing protein 14-like translates to MDRKRGRSEASFNGNGAGKRGRSEMESFQSGLGSKSKPCTKFFSTSGCPFGEGCHFLHYVPGGFKAVSQMINVGSSPAIPPVGRNPNVPPSFPDGSSPPVVKTRLCTKFNSAEGCKFGDKCHFAHGEWELGRPAVPAYEDTRAMGQMQSSRAGGRFEPPPPAHVAAAGFGASATAKISINASLAGAVIGKNGVNSKQICRITGAKLSIRDHEDPNLRNIELEGNFDQIKQASAMVHDLILNVSSVSGPPRKNATSNASAPANNFKTKLCENFTKGSCTFGEKCHFAHGTDELRKSVM, encoded by the exons ATGGATCGCAAAAGAGGAAGATCCGAAGCTTCCTTCAATGGCAATGGCGCCGGAAAACGAGGAAGATCCG AAATGGAGTCCTTTCAATCTGGTTTAGGAAGCAAATCGAAGCCATGCACAAAGTTTTTCAG CACCTCTGGATGTCCTTTTGGTGAGGGTTGCCATTTCTTGCATTACGTTCCTGGAGGCTTTAAAGCTGTCTCTCAGATGATCAATGTTGGTAGCAGTCCTGCTATTCCACCCGTTGGTAGAAATCCAAATGTTCCGCCATCCTTCCCGGACGGGTCTTCTCCACCGGTTGTTAAGACCCGATTGTGCACCAAGTTCAATAGTGCTGAAGGCTGCAAGTTTGGTGATAAATGTCACTTTGCCCATGGTGAGTGGGAGCTTGGCAGGCCTGCGGTCCCTGCCTACGAAGATACTCGTGCCATGGGACAAATGCAAAGCAGCAGGGCTGGTGGGAGATTCGAGCCTCCACCTCCAGCTCATGTAGCTGCTGCCGGCTTTGGAGCCTCGGCCACTGCAAAAATTAGTATCAATGCTTCCCTTGCTGGAGCTGTCATTGGAAAAAATGGTGTAAATTCCAAGCAAATCTGTCGCATAACAGGAGCTAAACTTTCTATTAGGGATCATGAAGATCCTAACCTTAGAAATATTGAACTCGAGGGGAATTTTGATCAGATCAAACAAGCTAGTGCCATGGTTCATGACCTTATTCTAAATGTGAGTTCAGTCTCCGGACCTCCGAGAAAAAACGCCACTTCAAATGCTTCTGCTCCTGCAAACAACTTCAAGACCAAGCTGTGTGAAAACTTCACCAAAGGATCCTGCACTTTTGGGGAAAAGTGTCATTTTGCACATGGGACAGATGAATTACGCAAGTCTGTAATGTGA
- the LOC131645773 gene encoding ribonuclease MC-like produces the protein MRFSSSTMSSPLTTFLLLLLLVLFPGCVAFDRLVLASIWGPTYCKHHGDCDRNAVVVETNFTIHGLWPNTDQDPQPTLCPASNQDDTHLFEGRIPDATLLSEMSRCWPAYKMENYRLWSHEWNKHGKCTHFHKIAYLYWTVHTFGAIDHFKALELSHISPVYDDEAREPHTREEFISALALHKPDIGRVKPQLMCSWSNEIMETRFCFEPDGHRIIDCPDFGTCVEPFYFVKYKGQSPPPPPSAPIVVRNPITIARSIWNPIADAGNAWHRPGIGLFVRQIILILLIAFLSLVVKLANTMVERHRVTMVERRRVKGKVP, from the exons ATGCGATTCTCATCCAGTACGATGAGTTCCCCCTTGACcacttttcttctccttcttcttctagtGTTGTTTCCAGGGTGTGTTGCTTTCGACAGACTAGTTCTTGCGAGCATTTGGGGCCCAACCTACTGCAAGCACCATGGTGATTGTGACAGAAATGCTGTGGTGGTGGAGACCAACTTCACCATCCATGGCCTATGGCCCAATACTGACCAAGATCCTCAACCCACCCTTTGCCCAGCATCCAATCAAGATGATACACATTTATTCGAAGGAAGG ATTCCGGATGCTACATTGTTGAGTGAGATGAGTCGGTGCTGGCCGGCGTATAAGATGGAAAACTATCGACTTTGGAGTCACGAATGGAACAAACATGGCAAATGTACACATTTCCACAAAATTGCCTACTTATACTGGACTGTTCACACGTTTGGAGCAATTGATCACTTCAAAGCTCTAGAACTATCTCACATTTCTCCGGTCTACGATGATGAAGCACGCGAACCTCATACCCGAGAAGAATTTATATCAGCCTTAGCTCTCCACAAACCCGACATAGGAAGAGTGAAACCCCAGTTAATGTGTTCTTGGAGCAATGAAATCATGGAAACCAGGTTTTGTTTTGAACCCGATGGGCACCGGATCATTGACTGCCCAGATTTTGGAACATGCGTAGAACCTTTTTACTTTGTGAAGTATAAAGGGCAATCTCCACCACCACCGCCTTCAGCTCCTATTGTGGTTCGGAATCCAATTACTATTGCCAGGAGCATTTGGAATCCGATTGCTGATGCCGGGAATGCGTGGCATCGTCCCGGTATTGGTCTGTTTGTTCGCCAAATAATCCTCATCCTACTTATAGCTTTTCTCTCCTTGGTTGTGAAATTGGCCAACACAATGGTAGAGCGTCACAGAGTTACAATGGTAGAGCGTCGCAGAGTTAAGGGGAAGGTTCCATGA